The following proteins are co-located in the Leptospira weilii genome:
- a CDS encoding tetratricopeptide repeat protein, producing MKGLNSMKNNIIFTVALVLIWGQFTIHCLSKDFRKSQTQDAILEKDSATREKLKRVSRILNEGNSFFQKGNFEKSLEKANLAVNTYPTAPGYYLAGVSEYKLGKNRDALASLKKGTDIDPENEQILLTLGIIYTAEGKNEDAIEVYGKLESLPVKDKYNYSFKKAVILKNQGKFEQSYETLKRIPAEEFAFPAQLNMQLGDAAVQLKKYEEAEVYFEEARKNNPELLSAKKSASITRVASALENGNQAMRKKNYKEAASHFQTAIQNDPKNPTPYIFLGNARILTGEYEAALKAFESSLALKSDYQEAISGIAAVHYKTGNYRKSVSVLEKAISLFPNNAIYQNQMGLNMKALGEPAKALVYFTRARELDPAFAEPVTNLVFLLIAENRYKAARKEAESLKSESEKKQIVSFIDISEQIYEGDKHLRRGDTKGAKVFYEKAKKASSEEPSVYNAFGRLYFISGDPKSSEENFKKALSINKQNIPALQGLIRLYSSQKNQNLVSQYTKELENLTGNDPSAAIVLGRTYEDKKEYEKAENVYKNLQKKFPNNEAVNFRLAMLYYKISLEENERNNHDSALNWISKAEKLTKDIPEIAETRKTIQENQKFGIVIPIIQKANKLFDTHQYEKAIPLYQEAFQKTGKLTLYIKIAECHLALGNEEKGISMLESPPPGTRNLQTREAINAFLLRKGEIDKAEAGFKEILAKKPDSYYSHYQMGIIHLQRKEYEASIDSFDRSLLLNIDFVAARIGKGISMYHSGNKKLAKEEFETAMQQDSANELAPYNIGIILFNDNLYNEAIAIFKEIIQKNPEFSDAHYQISYIYYKRGDLEQAEKEIRKALDLERNEKNLFGLIRILSEQKTKITNPAIKKEILELGRELAEKFPASPHATQAERLVITDEDNPVILQSYQSRGKLIGIPILINNSVILNYGTSVETLDKNRGVRLWRIQTKTPYKFLLADKRLVGVSERKLEIMDLKTGLILRETTLPTGEVKKANLSGENILIEIASGKNSKIYSYSDQLELNGSIVFEGSFWSGIKSGVLFSVAQKDGIRTQVYDSSLKDLNAKTISQKGTGELRFLGSYETGIFFLSGKKIVSIDNEKSTSIDLPNDSASQFVVRSPYLWFRAGKTVYRVESNSLKVTSFTVEASDIEGILPGKKDDGIVLFKSGKAIRYGIDGKPIWSYPLKDDEGKIYSLVYR from the coding sequence ATGAAAGGTTTGAATTCCATGAAAAACAATATCATATTCACTGTAGCACTCGTTTTAATTTGGGGGCAATTTACTATCCATTGTTTGAGTAAGGATTTTAGAAAATCTCAAACTCAAGACGCGATTCTAGAAAAAGATTCAGCGACTCGTGAAAAGTTAAAACGAGTTTCGAGAATTTTAAACGAAGGAAATTCTTTTTTTCAAAAAGGAAATTTTGAAAAGTCTTTGGAAAAAGCTAATCTTGCGGTGAATACGTATCCAACCGCACCGGGTTATTATCTTGCTGGGGTTTCCGAATACAAACTCGGTAAAAATCGGGACGCACTCGCTTCTTTGAAAAAAGGAACCGATATTGATCCCGAAAATGAACAGATTTTACTCACGTTAGGCATCATTTATACCGCTGAAGGTAAAAACGAGGATGCGATAGAAGTTTATGGGAAACTGGAATCTTTACCGGTTAAAGACAAATACAATTATTCCTTCAAAAAAGCGGTAATCTTAAAAAACCAAGGTAAGTTCGAACAATCTTACGAAACTCTCAAAAGAATTCCCGCAGAGGAATTCGCATTTCCCGCTCAATTGAACATGCAACTAGGAGACGCTGCGGTGCAATTGAAAAAGTATGAAGAAGCCGAGGTTTATTTCGAAGAAGCGAGGAAAAACAATCCGGAATTATTGTCCGCGAAAAAATCAGCCTCCATAACTAGAGTTGCTTCGGCTTTGGAAAATGGGAACCAGGCCATGAGAAAAAAGAATTATAAGGAAGCCGCTTCTCACTTTCAAACCGCGATTCAAAACGATCCTAAAAATCCCACACCTTATATCTTTCTTGGAAATGCTCGAATTTTAACGGGGGAATATGAGGCCGCGCTGAAAGCTTTTGAGAGTTCTCTCGCACTTAAGTCCGATTATCAAGAGGCGATTTCTGGAATCGCGGCGGTACATTATAAAACGGGAAATTACAGAAAATCGGTATCTGTCTTGGAAAAAGCGATCTCTCTATTTCCGAACAATGCGATCTATCAAAACCAAATGGGTTTGAATATGAAAGCCTTGGGTGAGCCTGCAAAGGCTCTCGTGTATTTTACAAGGGCCCGAGAGTTGGATCCGGCATTCGCGGAACCCGTAACAAATTTAGTGTTTTTATTGATCGCAGAAAATCGATATAAAGCCGCAAGAAAGGAAGCCGAGTCCTTAAAGTCTGAATCTGAAAAGAAACAGATCGTCTCATTTATCGATATCTCCGAACAGATTTACGAAGGAGATAAACATCTTAGAAGAGGAGATACCAAAGGAGCGAAAGTGTTTTACGAAAAGGCAAAGAAAGCTTCTTCGGAGGAACCTTCCGTTTACAATGCGTTTGGAAGGTTGTATTTCATTTCGGGAGATCCGAAGTCTTCCGAGGAAAATTTTAAAAAAGCCCTTTCCATAAATAAGCAAAATATTCCGGCGCTTCAAGGATTGATTCGCCTTTATTCTTCTCAAAAAAATCAAAACCTAGTTAGTCAATACACGAAAGAATTGGAAAATTTAACCGGTAACGATCCTTCTGCCGCAATCGTTTTGGGAAGAACTTACGAAGATAAAAAGGAATACGAAAAGGCAGAAAACGTTTATAAAAATCTACAGAAAAAATTTCCGAATAACGAAGCGGTCAATTTTCGTCTCGCGATGTTGTATTATAAGATTTCTTTGGAAGAGAACGAAAGAAACAATCACGATTCCGCTTTGAATTGGATTTCCAAGGCGGAGAAGTTAACCAAAGACATTCCTGAAATTGCGGAAACGAGAAAGACAATCCAGGAAAATCAAAAGTTTGGAATTGTGATTCCAATTATTCAAAAGGCGAATAAACTTTTCGATACTCATCAGTATGAAAAAGCGATACCATTGTATCAGGAGGCTTTTCAGAAAACTGGAAAGTTAACTCTATATATTAAAATTGCTGAATGTCATTTGGCTTTAGGAAACGAGGAAAAAGGGATTTCCATGTTGGAAAGCCCTCCGCCCGGAACTCGCAATCTTCAGACTCGGGAAGCGATCAATGCCTTTTTGCTTCGCAAGGGCGAAATAGACAAAGCCGAAGCTGGTTTTAAAGAGATTCTCGCTAAAAAACCGGATTCTTATTATAGTCATTATCAGATGGGAATCATACATCTTCAAAGAAAGGAATACGAAGCCTCGATTGATTCTTTTGATAGGTCTCTCCTTTTAAACATCGATTTTGTGGCGGCTAGGATCGGTAAGGGAATTTCCATGTATCACTCCGGAAATAAAAAACTTGCTAAGGAAGAATTTGAAACCGCGATGCAGCAGGATTCCGCGAACGAACTTGCGCCTTATAACATCGGGATTATACTTTTCAACGACAATCTTTATAACGAAGCGATTGCAATCTTTAAGGAAATCATTCAGAAAAATCCGGAATTTTCGGACGCTCACTACCAGATTTCCTATATCTATTACAAACGTGGAGATTTGGAACAGGCTGAAAAAGAGATTCGTAAGGCTTTGGATCTGGAAAGAAACGAAAAAAATCTCTTTGGTTTAATTCGAATTCTTTCCGAACAAAAAACGAAAATAACGAACCCTGCTATCAAAAAAGAAATTCTGGAGTTAGGAAGAGAACTTGCCGAGAAGTTTCCGGCTTCCCCTCATGCTACTCAGGCTGAGAGATTAGTGATCACAGACGAGGATAATCCCGTGATTTTACAGTCTTATCAAAGTAGGGGAAAGTTGATCGGTATTCCTATTTTAATTAATAATTCCGTAATATTAAACTATGGAACCAGTGTAGAGACCTTGGATAAAAATCGAGGAGTTCGCCTCTGGAGAATTCAAACGAAAACTCCTTATAAATTCTTATTGGCTGATAAACGCCTCGTCGGAGTTTCCGAAAGAAAACTCGAAATTATGGATCTTAAAACGGGACTCATATTAAGAGAAACAACGCTTCCTACCGGTGAAGTAAAAAAAGCGAATCTTTCCGGGGAAAATATTTTGATTGAAATTGCGTCTGGAAAAAATTCTAAAATTTACAGTTATTCTGATCAACTCGAATTGAACGGTTCGATCGTTTTTGAAGGTTCATTTTGGTCCGGGATTAAATCCGGTGTTTTATTTTCAGTCGCTCAGAAAGACGGAATTCGGACGCAAGTGTATGATTCTTCTTTAAAGGACTTAAATGCCAAAACGATTTCTCAAAAAGGAACCGGAGAACTCAGATTTTTAGGATCTTATGAAACCGGAATTTTCTTTTTGTCCGGAAAAAAAATAGTTTCAATCGATAACGAAAAATCCACTTCAATCGATCTGCCGAACGATTCCGCTTCTCAGTTCGTGGTTCGTTCTCCTTACCTTTGGTTTCGTGCGGGAAAAACTGTGTATCGCGTCGAATCAAACTCACTCAAAGTGACTTCATTTACCGTGGAAGCGTCCGACATTGAAGGAATTCTTCCGGGCAAGAAAGATGACGGAATTGTTTTATTTAAATCTGGGAAGGCGATCCGTTATGGAATCGACGGTAAACCGATTTGGTCTTATCCATTAAAGGATGATGAGGGAAAAATTTATTCTTTAGTTTATCGTTAA
- the trmB gene encoding tRNA (guanine(46)-N(7))-methyltransferase TrmB, giving the protein MSQDLEQKLWSIASGVPFVSDYFLQASPVRKLKKENLFSKVFETYFLELGSGWGEVAITMALQRRNTGFVLMEKKFDRIRHTIREIEKHSLDNVKILCVNFNWFLADVFEENLFSEILLNFPDPWPKKRHHKKRTINSKFLESLKVLLPEKGKFSFATDYGPYARKTIRIFRDSKVFKPETMEFRLERKEIPISHFERKKRKEGKRIYYIDQILIRK; this is encoded by the coding sequence ATGTCCCAAGATCTTGAACAAAAACTCTGGTCAATCGCAAGCGGGGTCCCTTTCGTTTCGGATTATTTTTTGCAGGCTAGCCCTGTAAGGAAACTGAAAAAAGAAAATTTATTCTCAAAAGTGTTCGAGACATATTTTTTAGAGTTGGGTTCCGGCTGGGGAGAAGTGGCCATTACCATGGCCCTTCAGAGACGGAATACGGGCTTCGTATTGATGGAAAAGAAATTTGACCGCATCCGTCACACGATACGCGAAATTGAAAAACATTCCCTTGATAATGTGAAAATTCTTTGCGTTAACTTCAATTGGTTCTTGGCAGATGTATTCGAAGAAAACTTATTTTCCGAAATTTTACTCAATTTTCCAGATCCTTGGCCTAAAAAAAGGCATCATAAAAAAAGAACTATAAATTCCAAATTTCTAGAATCTCTTAAAGTTCTTCTTCCGGAAAAAGGCAAGTTTTCCTTCGCGACGGACTATGGCCCGTATGCGAGAAAGACAATTCGTATTTTCAGAGATTCGAAAGTTTTCAAACCAGAAACGATGGAATTCAGATTGGAAAGAAAGGAAATTCCCATTTCCCATTTTGAAAGAAAAAAACGGAAAGAAGGAAAAAGAATCTATTATATCGATCAGATTCTGATTCGAAAATAA
- a CDS encoding MBL fold metallo-hydrolase, whose product MKIKLYGVRGSLPTPLSESEYREKILKILKAAHSEIKRKNGMFSEEGFLDSLDPSLSGTIGGNTTCVFIQAQSGERYIIDCGSGMRQLGNDLLAEGLKSGDSIHILITHTHWDHIQGWMFFKPAYFPGIDIHFYSTIPNLQERFERQQNEEHFPIPFSGMMSQKTFHLLERNKSTSIGSVKVTPFLLRHPGNCTGFRFEEQGKSFLFCTDVEVQEPDLEEFSELRKSFGETDMLIIDAQYSSEEAEKKVGWGHTSGKVAIRCGEILEVKRLVLTHHEPDHRDEDIFRIFHQESGASTKMKVFLGRENDSFFL is encoded by the coding sequence GTGAAAATAAAATTATACGGCGTACGCGGTTCTCTTCCCACACCATTAAGTGAATCGGAATACAGGGAAAAAATTCTTAAAATTTTGAAAGCGGCTCATTCCGAAATCAAGCGGAAGAACGGGATGTTTTCAGAGGAGGGGTTTTTAGACTCTTTAGATCCTTCTTTATCCGGAACAATCGGCGGAAACACCACTTGCGTTTTTATACAAGCTCAGTCTGGAGAGCGTTACATCATCGACTGCGGATCTGGAATGAGACAATTAGGGAACGACCTACTTGCTGAGGGCCTAAAATCCGGAGATTCAATTCACATTTTGATCACTCATACTCACTGGGATCATATACAAGGTTGGATGTTTTTTAAACCCGCTTATTTTCCCGGCATAGATATTCATTTTTATTCTACCATCCCCAACCTTCAGGAAAGATTCGAAAGGCAACAAAACGAGGAGCATTTTCCTATTCCGTTTTCTGGTATGATGTCTCAAAAAACCTTTCACCTTTTGGAAAGGAATAAAAGTACGAGCATCGGATCTGTAAAGGTAACTCCCTTTCTTCTGAGACATCCGGGAAATTGTACTGGATTTCGATTTGAGGAACAGGGTAAGAGCTTTTTGTTTTGTACCGATGTTGAAGTTCAGGAACCTGATCTCGAAGAGTTCTCCGAGCTCAGGAAGTCTTTCGGAGAAACAGACATGCTAATCATAGACGCTCAATACAGCTCGGAAGAAGCCGAAAAAAAAGTAGGTTGGGGACATACCTCCGGTAAGGTTGCGATTCGTTGTGGAGAAATTTTGGAAGTTAAGCGATTGGTGTTGACTCATCATGAACCGGATCATCGGGACGAAGATATTTTTAGAATCTTTCATCAGGAATCCGGAGCTTCCACTAAGATGAAAGTTTTTTTAGGGAGAGAAAACGATTCGTTTTTTCTTTAG
- a CDS encoding PilZ domain-containing protein, protein MQIEMGQQKKVTIDAFADKRFYKRFRKDNLVKMVLGKNEILGNLEDMSVIGASISSREEILLGERVKFMSPLLSVEIEADIIRKDLVQEKYKYGLVFHDLSDAVIAEILNKIVSAD, encoded by the coding sequence ATGCAAATCGAAATGGGGCAACAGAAAAAAGTCACTATCGACGCTTTTGCCGATAAGCGCTTTTACAAACGGTTCCGAAAGGACAATCTAGTAAAAATGGTTCTCGGTAAGAATGAGATTTTGGGGAATCTAGAAGATATGAGCGTGATCGGAGCCTCGATCAGCTCACGAGAAGAAATTCTTTTGGGGGAGCGTGTAAAATTTATGTCTCCTTTGCTTTCTGTTGAAATCGAGGCAGATATTATTCGAAAAGATCTAGTTCAGGAAAAGTATAAGTACGGGCTTGTGTTTCACGATTTGTCGGATGCTGTAATTGCTGAAATTTTAAATAAGATTGTTTCTGCAGATTAA
- the yihA gene encoding ribosome biogenesis GTP-binding protein YihA/YsxC has protein sequence MNEDPQKKDEPFFKDVEFKASYGEANQIPSQGIPQIAFAGRSNAGKSSLLNAILERKSLAKVSSTPGKTKLLNFFFVNRSIYLVDLPGFGYSANSHKDHEAMMDLLMDYLNLAKDLRCLFLVCDSQRELPEEELELIGTCFERNIKPVLVRTKIDKLNQSDLSKLRKKMKNIHELYPMLETVLVSNKSGKGLPELRKIVDSLIGTVKTPMEGNAEKIEEIS, from the coding sequence ATGAACGAGGATCCTCAAAAAAAAGACGAACCATTTTTTAAGGACGTCGAATTCAAAGCATCCTACGGAGAGGCGAATCAAATTCCTTCCCAAGGAATACCTCAGATTGCATTTGCGGGACGTTCTAATGCCGGTAAATCGTCTCTACTTAACGCGATTCTCGAAAGAAAATCTCTCGCAAAAGTTTCCTCAACTCCTGGAAAGACAAAATTACTTAATTTCTTTTTTGTTAATCGTTCTATCTATTTGGTGGATTTACCGGGTTTCGGTTATTCCGCAAATTCCCATAAAGACCACGAAGCGATGATGGATCTTCTCATGGATTACTTGAATCTCGCTAAAGACCTGAGATGTCTGTTTTTAGTCTGCGATTCTCAAAGAGAACTTCCGGAAGAAGAATTGGAATTGATCGGAACCTGTTTTGAAAGAAACATAAAACCAGTCTTGGTTAGAACAAAAATCGACAAACTCAATCAAAGCGATCTTTCCAAGCTAAGAAAAAAAATGAAAAATATCCACGAACTTTATCCGATGCTTGAAACCGTCCTTGTTTCAAATAAATCGGGAAAGGGTTTGCCCGAACTCAGAAAAATTGTAGATTCACTGATCGGTACAGTCAAGACTCCGATGGAAGGTAATGCGGAAAAAATCGAAGAAATTTCCTGA